ATAAAAGGGGTTGAAGATGAATGGTTTTGATGCACTTTATGCAAAAGCAAAAGATCGTATACGGGCGTTGTCTGAGTTACCTTCGATCAAAGAAGAGTCGATCGAACAGATGCTTGAAGCACGTGGCGTTGAGCGGCGTGATTTCATGAAGTGGGCTGCGGGTATTACCGCAATGCTTGCCTTACCGTCCCAGTTCACCCCTTTATTTGCTGATGCTGTGAAAATGGCAGACCGCATACCATTGGTCTGGCTGCATTTTGCAGAGTGTACAGGATGCAGTGAATCATTTATACGCTCGGATGCGCCAACGATCGATTCACTTATCTTTGATTATATCTCTCTTGAATACCATGAAACACTGATGGCTGCATCAGGCTGGCAGGCCGAAGAAAACCTGAATCATGCTTTGAAAAAATATGCAGGAAGATATATTTTGTTGGTTGAAGGGGGTATACCCACAGCTATGGATGGACAGTATTTGACCCTGGGGCCCCAAAGCCGGACTGGGCTCAGTGTAATCACTGAAGCGGCCAAAGATGCAGCAGCGATCTTCTCCATTGGGACCTGTGCCGCGTTTGGCGGTATTCAGGCTGCTGCACCTAATCCTACCGGTGCAAAAGGTGTGGACAAGGTGATCTCACAACCCGTGATCAATGTGCCTGGCTGTCCTCCAAGTGCTTCAAATATCGTCGGGACACTGATGCACTTCTTACTT
The sequence above is drawn from the Sulfurovum sp. TSL1 genome and encodes:
- a CDS encoding hydrogenase small subunit produces the protein MNGFDALYAKAKDRIRALSELPSIKEESIEQMLEARGVERRDFMKWAAGITAMLALPSQFTPLFADAVKMADRIPLVWLHFAECTGCSESFIRSDAPTIDSLIFDYISLEYHETLMAASGWQAEENLNHALKKYAGRYILLVEGGIPTAMDGQYLTLGPQSRTGLSVITEAAKDAAAIFSIGTCAAFGGIQAAAPNPTGAKGVDKVISQPVINVPGCPPSASNIVGTLMHFLLFGTLPALDRYHRPKWAYGNRIHDLCERRGHFDAGEFVESFGDDGAKEGWCLYKQGCKGPYTFNNCSTERFNQHVNWPIGAGHGCMGCSEPDFWDTMGPLEKPIDSHLVMGLNSTVDKIGTTLLTATLVGIGAHAVASIFMNKNDEKGE